The Streptomyces sp. JB150 genomic interval TCTTGTCGGCGAGGACGGCCTGGGTGGCCTCGAAGTACGGGTCCGAGAAGTCGACGTTCTTCTTGCGTTCCTCGGTGATGGTCATGCCGGCGGCGGCCAGGTCGCACTCGCCGGAGTTGAGGAAGGCACCGGTCTTGAAGTTCTCGAACGGGGTGTCGAGGATCTGCTGCTTCACGCCCAGGTCGTCGGCGACCAGGTCGATCAGCGCGACGTCGAAGCCCTGCACCTTGCCGTCGATCTCCGACTGGAAGGGCGGGTACGGCAGGTGGGTGCAGGTGGTGAGCTGCCCGGCCTTGACCAGCTCGACACCGCCGGCGGCGGTCTTCTCGCCGCCGGCGCCGTTGTCGCTGGAGGTGCAGCCGGCTACGAGGACCAGCCCGGCCGTCGCGGTGGCGGCGACCAGGAGACGGGCCCGGCGCCCGAGGACGGTGTTCACGGGGGACCTCCTAAGGGAACAGTGAGTTCCGATTATAAGGAAATGTTTGGGTCACTCAAATAGAACTGATGCCAGTGGGGCGGTTCGGCCTAAGAAGTCGCGCCACGACGGGTGCCGGCAAGACGGGTGCCGGCAAGGGGTGTCTCGTCGATCAGGCCGGATCAGCGAGCGGCGTCCGGTGCCGTGCGTCGCCAGGCGGAGGAGGGAGTCGAGGCGATGGGGGTGCCCCGTGATCGCCGAGACACCTCCAGGGCTGCGCGCCCCCGCCGGCCGCGGCGCGGCGGGGGCCGGGCGGGCGGCCGGCGCGGCCCCGCTACCCTCGACGTCGTCCGCCCCGTGAGCGAAGAGAGCACCGCAGTGACCCACCCCTTCCTCGACCTGCCCCCGCTGACCGCCGCGCGTTTCGCCGCGATCGAGGACCGGGTCGCCCGGCTGCTGGACACCCGGCAGGACGTCGTGATCATGCAGGGCGAGGCGCTGCTGCCGCTGGAGGGGGCCATCCGGGGCACCGCCGGGCCGGGCACGGTCGCCCTGAACGTGATCACCGGGCCGTACGGGCAGACCTTCGGGGACTGGCTGCGGGACTGCGGGGCGACGGTGTACGACCTCGCCGTGCCGTTCCACACGGCGGTGACCGCCGGGCAGATCCGGGAGGCGTTCGCCGAGCACCCGGAGATCGACTTCGTCTCGCTGGTGCACGCGGAGGCGGCGACCGGCAACACCAACCCGGTCGCGGAGATCGGCGAGGTGGTCCGCGCGCACGGCGCGCTGTTCTACCTGGACGCCGTCGCGTCCGTCGGCGCGGAGCCGGTGCTGCCGGACGCCTGGGGCGTGGACCTGTGCGTGATCGGGGCGCAGAAGGCGATGGGCGGCCCGGCGGGCGTGTCGGCGGTGTCGGTGAGCGAGCGGGCGTGGGCCCGGATGGCGGCCAACCCGCACGCGCCGCGCCGCTCCTACCTCTCCCTCCTCGACTGGAAGGAGCGCTGGGTCGACGGCGGCCGCAAGGCGCTGCTGCACGCGCCGGCGCAGCTGGAGATGCTGGCGCTGGAGGCGTGCGTCGAGCGGATCGAGGCGGAGGGCCTGGAGACGGTCATGGCCCGGCACCGCCGTGCCGCGGCGGCGACCCGCGCGGGCGCGGTGGCGCTCGGCGGGGGTCTGGAGCCGTACGTCCACGACCCGGCTGAGGCGGCGCCGGTGGCGACGACGCTGCGCGCCCCGGCGGGCGTGCCGGCCTCCGACCTGGTCGCCCGCGCCCTGGCGAGCGACCCGGCGCTGCCCCTGGCCGCGGGCGGCGGCGCGCTGGCCAAGGAGATGATCCGGGTCAACCACTACGGCCCCGACGCGACCCCGGGCACCGTCCAGGCCGCCCTCGCGGCCCTGGGCGCCGCGCTGGCCGAGCAGGGTGCGGCGGTCGACCTGGAGTCGGCCCGCCGCGCCGCGGAGACCGCCTGGAACTGACGACCGCGCGGGCACACCGGCCAACCGTTGGCCGGTGTGCGGGACCGATTCCGGTCTGCGCCGGGTTCTCATTCGCGTACTGCATTGCCCTGCTTGCCCGTGAATGAATTCAGCACCCTTTACGACTCTTTATGTAAAACAATTCAGCGGCAGCTTCCCGTGTTCTTCTGCCCCGTTTCGCCGACCCTAAACGCGAAGATTTTGCGAACGTCGATCGAGTAATTCGGGCGGATCTCACAGGGGTGACATGGCTGTGATGCGTTACACAACGCGTCCGATTTGTGGTGGATTCTTCGGGCAAATCTGCATCATTCGTCTCGCATGCGCCCGCGTGATAACACAGATGGCCTGGACACCCAACCCCTGACGGCCATGCAATTTCGAATTCCGCTCGCTAAATTCGATCCGCATGACTGCCGCACCAGCAGACACACCGACAGAGACATCAGCAGACCTGTTCATCGACCGCCCGTCGGTGGCGGACGGAGCCGCTTTGTGGCGGCTCGCCAAGGAATCCGGAACCCTCGACCTGAACTCCTCCTACAGCTATCTGCTGTGGTGCCGGGACTTCGCCGAGACCTCCGCGGTGGCGCGCGACGGCGACGGGGAAGCCGTCGGGTTCGTCACCGGGTACCTGCGGCCCGACCGTCCGCGGACCCTGCTCGTGTGGCAGGTGGCCGTCGACCCCCGCCACCGCAGCCGCGGCATCGCGGCCCGGCTGCTCGACGCGCTGGCCGCCCGGGTCGCGGCCGGCCCGGAGGTGATCTGCGTGGAGACCACGATCACCCCGGACAACACCGCCTCGGAACGCCTGTTCACCTCGTTCGCCGCCCGGCACGGCGCCCGGGTCGAGCGGGAGGTCCTGTTCGACACCCCGCTGTTCCCGGACGGCCCGCACGACCCCGAAGTCCTCTACCGCATCGGCCCGTTGACCCCCCACCTCTCGCACTGAGGAGCGATTCGCCGTGACCATCACCCAGCCCGACCTGAGCGTCTTCGAGACCGTGGAGTCCGAGGTGCGCAGCTACTGCCGCGGCTGGCCCACCGTCTTCGACCGGGCACACGGCAGCCGTATGTACGACGAGGACGGCCACGAGTACCTCGACTTCTTCGCCGGGGCCGGTTCGCTCAACTACGGCCACAACAACCCCGTGCTGAAACGCGCGCTGCTCGACTACCTGGAGCGGGACGGCGTCACCCACGGCCTCGACATGTCGACCACCGCCAAACGCCGCTTCCTGCAGACCTTCCAGGACCTGGTGCTGCGCCCGCGCGACCTGCCGTACAAGGTCATGTTCCCGGGCCCGACGGGCACCAACGCCGTGGAGTCCGCGCTGAAGCTGGCGCGGAAGGTGAAGGGGCGCGAGGCGATCGTGTCGTTCACCAACGCCTTCCACGGCATGTCGCTGGGCTCGCTCGCCGTGACCGGCAACGCCTTCAAGCGGGCCGGCGCCGGTATCCCGCTGGTGCACGGCACGCCGATGCCCTTCGACAACTACTTCGACGGCACGGTGCCCGACTTCCTGTGGTTCGAACGGCTGCTGGAGGACCAGGGCTCGGGGCTGAACAAGCCGGCCGCCGTGATCGTCGAGACGGTGCAGGGCGAGGGCGGCATCAACGTGGCGCGCGCGGAGTGGCTGCGGGCGCTCGCCGAGCTGTGCGCGCGCCAGGACATGCTGCTCATCGTCGACGACATCCAGATGGGGTGCGGCCGCACCGGCGCCTTCTTCTCCTTCGAGGAGGCGGGCATCACCCCGGACATCGTCACCGTCTCCAAGTCCATCAGCGGCTACGGCCTGCCGATGTCGCTGACCTTGTTCAAGCCGGAGCTGGACATCTGGGAGCCGGGCGAGCACAACGGCACCTTCCGCGGCAACAACCCCGCCTTCGTCACGGCCAGCGCCGCGCTGGAGACGTACTGGACCGACGGCTCCGCCATGGAGAAGCAGACCCGGGCGCGCGGCGAGCAGGTCGAGCAGGCGCTGATCGCCGTCACCGAGGAGAACCTGGCCGACGTCAGGGAGTACCGGGGCCGCGGCCTGGTGTGGGGCCTGGAGTTCCACGACAAGGGCCGGGCCGAGCGGGTCGCGCGCCGCGCCTTCGAACTGGGGCTGCTGATCGAGACCTCCGGCCCGGAGAGCGAGGTC includes:
- a CDS encoding transporter substrate-binding domain-containing protein → MNTVLGRRARLLVAATATAGLVLVAGCTSSDNGAGGEKTAAGGVELVKAGQLTTCTHLPYPPFQSEIDGKVQGFDVALIDLVADDLGVKQQILDTPFENFKTGAFLNSGECDLAAAGMTITEERKKNVDFSDPYFEATQAVLADKKSGISSFADLKGEKVGAQAQTTGEDYAKSKGLDPVSFESSDAVLNGLRTGQVEAVVIDYPVVQGWLKDKANADAFQVAEQLHTGEQYGFTVKKGNDKLREAINKAIADAKADGTYKKLYEQWIGPYDASAASPSAS
- a CDS encoding aminotransferase class V-fold PLP-dependent enzyme gives rise to the protein MTHPFLDLPPLTAARFAAIEDRVARLLDTRQDVVIMQGEALLPLEGAIRGTAGPGTVALNVITGPYGQTFGDWLRDCGATVYDLAVPFHTAVTAGQIREAFAEHPEIDFVSLVHAEAATGNTNPVAEIGEVVRAHGALFYLDAVASVGAEPVLPDAWGVDLCVIGAQKAMGGPAGVSAVSVSERAWARMAANPHAPRRSYLSLLDWKERWVDGGRKALLHAPAQLEMLALEACVERIEAEGLETVMARHRRAAAATRAGAVALGGGLEPYVHDPAEAAPVATTLRAPAGVPASDLVARALASDPALPLAAGGGALAKEMIRVNHYGPDATPGTVQAALAALGAALAEQGAAVDLESARRAAETAWN
- the ectA gene encoding diaminobutyrate acetyltransferase, whose amino-acid sequence is MTAAPADTPTETSADLFIDRPSVADGAALWRLAKESGTLDLNSSYSYLLWCRDFAETSAVARDGDGEAVGFVTGYLRPDRPRTLLVWQVAVDPRHRSRGIAARLLDALAARVAAGPEVICVETTITPDNTASERLFTSFAARHGARVEREVLFDTPLFPDGPHDPEVLYRIGPLTPHLSH
- the ectB gene encoding diaminobutyrate--2-oxoglutarate transaminase, with product MTITQPDLSVFETVESEVRSYCRGWPTVFDRAHGSRMYDEDGHEYLDFFAGAGSLNYGHNNPVLKRALLDYLERDGVTHGLDMSTTAKRRFLQTFQDLVLRPRDLPYKVMFPGPTGTNAVESALKLARKVKGREAIVSFTNAFHGMSLGSLAVTGNAFKRAGAGIPLVHGTPMPFDNYFDGTVPDFLWFERLLEDQGSGLNKPAAVIVETVQGEGGINVARAEWLRALAELCARQDMLLIVDDIQMGCGRTGAFFSFEEAGITPDIVTVSKSISGYGLPMSLTLFKPELDIWEPGEHNGTFRGNNPAFVTASAALETYWTDGSAMEKQTRARGEQVEQALIAVTEENLADVREYRGRGLVWGLEFHDKGRAERVARRAFELGLLIETSGPESEVVKLLPALTITPDELDEGLTTLARAVRETR